In Tindallia magadiensis, one DNA window encodes the following:
- a CDS encoding fructose bisphosphate aldolase produces MKNQQMERMRKGKGFIAALDQSGGSTPKALAEYGIQKDAYKNEEEMFDLVHEMRTRIMTSPCFTGDKVVGVILFEQTMEREVENMPTPDYLWQKKGILPFLKVDKGLEPLNEGVQLMKPIPELEKQLERARAKNIFGTKMRSVIKEANPEGIQKVISQQFEYGKQIIDAGLMPILEPEVDIHSPDKEESEKIMMTQILKHLNMLEEEQKIMLKLSIPSQDSFYSELVNHPKVLRVVALSGGYSRDEAVELLEKNPGVIASFSRALLGGLSAQQSDEAFDQVLNASIGKIYQASIT; encoded by the coding sequence GTGAAAAACCAGCAAATGGAAAGAATGCGGAAGGGAAAAGGGTTTATTGCAGCCTTGGATCAGAGCGGAGGAAGCACTCCGAAAGCCTTGGCTGAATATGGCATTCAGAAAGATGCCTACAAGAACGAAGAAGAAATGTTTGATTTGGTCCATGAGATGAGAACTCGTATTATGACCAGTCCGTGCTTTACCGGCGATAAAGTGGTGGGAGTCATTTTATTTGAGCAGACCATGGAACGAGAAGTTGAGAATATGCCAACGCCGGATTACTTATGGCAGAAGAAAGGAATCCTTCCTTTTTTAAAAGTAGATAAAGGACTGGAACCATTAAACGAAGGGGTTCAGTTAATGAAGCCGATTCCTGAACTGGAAAAACAACTGGAGAGGGCAAGAGCGAAAAATATTTTTGGAACAAAAATGCGCTCTGTCATTAAGGAAGCAAATCCAGAAGGCATTCAAAAAGTGATTAGCCAACAGTTTGAATACGGTAAACAAATAATCGATGCTGGATTGATGCCTATTTTAGAACCGGAGGTAGATATTCACAGCCCGGATAAGGAAGAATCAGAAAAAATCATGATGACTCAAATCCTGAAACATCTTAATATGCTGGAAGAGGAACAAAAAATCATGTTGAAATTATCCATCCCCAGCCAAGATTCATTCTACAGCGAACTGGTAAACCATCCAAAGGTTTTGCGTGTCGTTGCTCTTTCGGGAGGATATAGTCGTGACGAAGCTGTAGAGCTTTTGGAAAAAAATCCAGGCGTTATTGCCAGTTTTTCACGGGCATTGCTGGGAGGATTGTCAGCACAGCAAAGCGATGAGGCCTTTGATCAAGTACTCAATGCATCCATAGGAAAAATATATCAAGCATCGATCACATAA
- a CDS encoding phosphotransferase family protein: protein MEGCSEEEAIKNITSILGTNNYRMKPVGNHSLGRHLVYRVEYPHGNPMIYKQYCKKNRRVREVIALEKLFESEVPCPQIESYGTTDLGIEWLMLNFLEGDMLDSQWEVLNSRQKESCFHQMGKILSLIHSVETYNYFGYWTRKNSVFPKSIDYYTEFCRRNEVVWCHLQKQTLPDFPLLKKAVEKINEQAEEVKEIKEARLVHQDYDGRNILVSTKAEPVSITGILDFEQSCAGNAEIDLADVYARYFLHSKTYEKSFLRGYQEHLPIDPGFFQRLPLYILHKGITICSWSYQQAPLYYREGIEMIKQMLNR, encoded by the coding sequence ATGGAAGGCTGTTCAGAAGAAGAAGCTATCAAAAACATAACCTCTATTTTAGGAACGAATAATTATCGCATGAAACCCGTTGGGAACCACAGCTTGGGAAGACATTTAGTATATCGGGTAGAATATCCCCACGGCAATCCTATGATTTACAAACAATATTGCAAAAAAAATCGAAGGGTAAGAGAAGTGATTGCTTTGGAGAAATTGTTTGAGTCAGAAGTTCCTTGTCCCCAAATTGAAAGCTATGGTACAACGGATTTGGGAATTGAGTGGTTGATGCTGAACTTTTTGGAAGGTGATATGCTAGATTCTCAGTGGGAAGTACTGAACAGCCGACAGAAAGAAAGTTGCTTTCATCAAATGGGCAAAATACTTTCTCTCATTCATTCCGTAGAAACCTACAACTACTTTGGTTATTGGACAAGAAAAAACAGTGTTTTTCCAAAGAGTATCGATTATTATACCGAATTTTGCCGACGAAATGAAGTGGTATGGTGCCATCTTCAAAAGCAAACCTTACCAGATTTTCCGTTATTGAAGAAAGCTGTTGAAAAAATAAACGAGCAGGCAGAGGAAGTCAAAGAGATCAAAGAAGCCAGATTGGTTCATCAGGATTACGATGGACGGAATATATTAGTATCAACAAAAGCAGAACCAGTTAGCATCACTGGTATTCTCGATTTTGAGCAAAGTTGTGCTGGGAATGCTGAAATCGATTTAGCGGATGTATATGCCAGATATTTTCTTCATTCCAAGACTTACGAAAAGTCCTTTCTCCGGGGGTATCAGGAACATCTCCCAATTGATCCCGGCTTTTTCCAAAGATTACCTCTATATATTCTTCATAAAGGAATAACGATTTGTAGCTGGTCTTATCAACAGGCACCATTATACTATCGGGAAGGAATAGAGATGATAAAACAAATGCTGAATCGATGA
- the gdhA gene encoding NADP-specific glutamate dehydrogenase, producing MSMHDFMNEVAASNPDQPEFLQAVKEVVESVWPVYQSKDSFRENKVLSRLVEPERQVIFRVTWVDDDGEVQVNRGYRIQFNSAIGPYKGGMRFHPTVNLSILKFLGFEQIFKNSLTTLPMGGGKGGSDFDPKGKSDGEVMRFCQNLMLEMYRHIGPDTDVPAGDIGVGKREIGYMFGTYCKIRNDFTGVYTGKGREWGGSLLRPQATGFGCVYFAEDMLNYRGDSLEGKTVLVSGSGNVAQYAIQKVNEMGGKVVTISDSSGYIYDPEGVKGEKWDYLLELKNQRRGRVKEYADTFGVEFHAGKRPWSVPGEVAFPCATQNEISGEEARTLVKNGCICVSEGANMPAMPEAVEVFQKEKVLFAPGKAANAGGVSTSGLEMSQNSLRISWTAEEIDQKLRGIMKAIHEQCVEHGKKGKEVDYVKGANVAGFLKVANAMVDRGVL from the coding sequence ATGTCAATGCATGATTTTATGAATGAAGTGGCCGCTTCTAACCCTGATCAGCCAGAATTTCTTCAGGCGGTGAAAGAAGTTGTGGAGTCTGTATGGCCGGTCTATCAATCAAAAGACAGCTTTAGAGAAAATAAAGTGCTTTCTCGGTTGGTAGAACCAGAAAGGCAAGTAATTTTTCGGGTTACCTGGGTAGATGATGATGGCGAAGTGCAAGTCAACAGAGGATACCGCATACAGTTTAATAGCGCTATAGGCCCCTATAAAGGTGGTATGCGGTTTCATCCGACGGTTAATTTATCCATCTTAAAATTTCTGGGCTTTGAACAGATTTTCAAAAATAGTTTAACGACGTTGCCTATGGGTGGAGGAAAAGGTGGTTCGGACTTTGATCCCAAGGGAAAATCCGATGGCGAAGTCATGCGGTTCTGTCAAAACCTGATGTTGGAAATGTACCGGCATATCGGACCGGATACAGATGTGCCAGCAGGCGATATAGGGGTGGGAAAAAGAGAAATTGGATATATGTTTGGTACTTACTGCAAAATACGTAATGATTTTACTGGGGTTTATACCGGGAAAGGCAGGGAATGGGGAGGTAGTCTTTTAAGACCTCAAGCGACAGGGTTTGGTTGTGTTTACTTTGCGGAAGATATGCTGAACTATCGTGGCGATTCTTTAGAAGGAAAAACAGTGCTGGTTTCGGGATCTGGAAATGTGGCACAATACGCCATTCAAAAAGTGAATGAAATGGGTGGAAAAGTAGTAACGATATCTGATTCCTCTGGATATATCTATGATCCGGAGGGAGTTAAAGGTGAAAAATGGGACTATTTGCTAGAACTAAAAAATCAACGAAGAGGAAGGGTAAAAGAATATGCCGATACCTTTGGTGTGGAATTTCATGCCGGAAAAAGACCTTGGTCAGTTCCTGGCGAAGTAGCTTTTCCCTGTGCAACGCAAAATGAAATTAGTGGAGAAGAAGCAAGAACACTTGTGAAAAATGGCTGTATTTGTGTCTCGGAAGGTGCTAATATGCCAGCTATGCCAGAAGCAGTGGAAGTGTTTCAAAAAGAAAAAGTATTATTTGCTCCCGGAAAAGCGGCTAATGCAGGTGGGGTATCGACGTCTGGACTGGAAATGTCACAAAACAGTCTGAGGATTAGCTGGACAGCAGAAGAAATAGATCAAAAACTTCGGGGAATTATGAAAGCCATTCATGAACAATGTGTTGAGCACGGTAAAAAAGGAAAAGAAGTTGACTATGTTAAAGGAGCAAACGTAGCTGGATTTCTTAAAGTGGCCAATGCGATGGTTGATCGAGGCGTGTTGTAG